In the Malassezia vespertilionis chromosome 3, complete sequence genome, one interval contains:
- a CDS encoding uncharacterized protein (COG:M; EggNog:ENOG503P641) — MHLGADTPELLSEVPLSLGSKSLDAALDVAILVVQREADALQHVSSAMQQSPRMQSSFRRALQLLLQKTRLVDGRPLGKVVVVGIGKSGIIGQKIVSMLLSLDTQAVFLHPADALHGDLGMINSPHDVILSLSYSGNSPEIVAFMELEPVRRCARIALAGNEKSTLVQQADVWLDCSIPGGGATPDDVRVLQSEAYPNIPAPTTSTTIMLALGDALAMSLTQAKGIEKSTFMKNHPGGSLGRMFK; from the coding sequence ATGCATTTGGGTGCGGACACACCCGAGCTGCTCTCCGAGGTGCCTTTATCCTTAGGGTCCAAGAGTttggatgcggcgcttgatGTGGCCATACtggtcgtgcagcgcgaagCGGATGCACTCCAGCACGTTTCTTCCGCGATGCAGCAATCCCCTCGCATGCAGTCCAGTTTTCGGAGAGCGTTACAATTGCTCCTCCAGAAAACTCGTTTGGTCGATGGGCGGCCTTTGGGAAAAGTTGTTGTGGTCGGGATCGGCAAAAGCGGTATCATCGGCCAAAAGATTGTATCGATGCTCCTATCGCTTGACACGCAAGCCGTGTTTTTGCATCCTGCAGACGCCCTCCACGGCGATTTGGGTATGATAAATTCTCCGCACGATGTTATACTTTCCTTATCCTACTCTGGCAATTCTCCCGAGATCGTGGCGTTTATGGAGCTAGAGCCTGTGCGCCGGTGCGCGCGGATTGCCTTGGCCGGCAATGAAAAATCGACGCTCGTCCAGCAAGCGGATGTATGGCTTGATTGCAGCATTCCGGGCGGCGGTGCAACTCCCGACGATGTGCGTGTTTTGCAATCCGAGGCCTATCCCAATATTCCCGCGCCAACGACAAGCACAACCAtcatgcttgcgcttggcgatGCACTTGCAATGTCACTCACGCAGGCAAAAGGCATCGAAAAAAGCACATTTATGAAGAACCACCCGGGGGGCAGCCTTGGCCGCATGTTTAAATAG